GTTACCGATAGCAAGGGCCGAAGACCCGAGCTATCGGCAGTTTTGATTCGCTCACGGAGCGAATTTCTCCTGTCATCCAGCAAATCCTTCGTAGTTGCACCACATATTTTACCGGAGTCGGGGGGAGCAAGGCGCTCTCAAGGGAGCCTCGCGGAGACGGGAACGGGAAGCGGAGCGACCCGTGAGCGCGCTCGCTCCACGAGGGCCCGAGTTTTTTAAAAGTCGTGGCGACCGAACGTCAGATATCCCGTGTGTCCGACACCCGCGGTGTCGGGCCTGGATCCCCGGTCGTCGAACTGCATCCGGCGCTGGATCGTCTCGAACGTCTTTACGTCGGATAGGTCTGCATCGCGGGTCGCCTCGACGACCTCGCGAGTGTGTTCGACGAACGGTGAATAGACCGAAAGAAAGCCGCCGGGAGCGAGCAGTTCCGGCGCCCGCCGGACGATCGTCGGCGCGTCTTCGGTGTCCAGCGTGAGCAGATCGAACGGGGCGGTGTCACCGTCGTCGATTTCGGCGATCAACTCGTCGACTTCGACGGCGAGATCGCCCGTCCGCACGTCGACGCGGTCGGCGACGCCGGCGACCTCCATGTTCGTTCGGGCCTGCTCGGCGAACTCCGGGTCGCGCTCGTAGGTCGTCACGTCGGCGCCGATCCGACCGAGATACGCCGACAGGATCCCCGTTCCGGTGCCGGCGTCGAGCACCCGATCGCCCGCCGCAGCGCCGGTATGGCCCACGACGAGGCCGATATCCCGGGGCATCATCGGCGCGCCCGTGCGGTCGAGGTGATCGAACAGGTCCGGGCCGCGAAGCTCCCGAACGTGGAAGGTCGTCCCCAGATGGGTCTCCAGGGTGTCACCGGGCGCCGCGTCTTCGGGGACCGTCAAGACGCCGAGGTCGGTCTGGAGTTCCTCCCCGGGCCCGCGGAGATACTCTCTGTCCTCGTGGACGAGCAGGAACACTGCCGCCTA
The Halalkaliarchaeum desulfuricum DNA segment above includes these coding regions:
- a CDS encoding methyltransferase domain-containing protein; protein product: MFLLVHEDREYLRGPGEELQTDLGVLTVPEDAAPGDTLETHLGTTFHVRELRGPDLFDHLDRTGAPMMPRDIGLVVGHTGAAAGDRVLDAGTGTGILSAYLGRIGADVTTYERDPEFAEQARTNMEVAGVADRVDVRTGDLAVEVDELIAEIDDGDTAPFDLLTLDTEDAPTIVRRAPELLAPGGFLSVYSPFVEHTREVVEATRDADLSDVKTFETIQRRMQFDDRGSRPDTAGVGHTGYLTFGRHDF